CGGTGGCATCGTAACCATTCGGAGGCAGGAACGTTGAGCATAGAATTCACCATTTTTAAAAAGGACGGATCGGAATCCGGCGAAAAGATGGTATTTGACCAACCTTCTTTTACCGTCGAACCGCACGATCACTCGATCTGGCTGGCGGTAAAAGCCGAAATGACCAATAGCCGCCAGGGAACCGCTTCCTCCAAAACGCGTGCGGAAGTGCGCGGCGGTGGAAGGAAACCATGGAAGCAAAAAGGACGTGGTACAGCGAGAGCCGGTTCCAGCACCAGCCCGGTCTGGGTTGGCGGCGGAAGGGCGTTTGGACCGAAACCGAAAATCTATGGAGTTAAGATTAATCAGAAGGTCAAACGTCTGGCCAGACAGAGCGCTCTCGCTTATAAATATCAGAACGGCGGCATCATCGTCGTAGAGGATTTTAATTTTAGTGATTCGAAAGCCAAAAATGTTCGTGAATTGCTGGAAAAGTTCAATATTTCCGATAAGCGAATCACGATGCTGGCGACGGAAATTACTGAGAATCTTTCACTTGCGGCGCGCAATTTTTACAACATCCTGTTGGTTGAAGCCGAACGCGCATCCACTTATGATTTATTAGACTGCGAAGTTTTATTGATCGACCGCGCAGGCTTTGAAAAATTAAACAATCGTCTCCTCGCGAACAAATAAGGAATCAACGATGTCTATCAAGGAAATTATCATCATCAAACCGCTTCTGACAGAGAAGATGAACGCTCTTCAGGAAAAGGAGCG
The sequence above is drawn from the Candidatus Marinimicrobia bacterium CG08_land_8_20_14_0_20_45_22 genome and encodes:
- a CDS encoding 50S ribosomal protein L4, with the protein product MSIEFTIFKKDGSESGEKMVFDQPSFTVEPHDHSIWLAVKAEMTNSRQGTASSKTRAEVRGGGRKPWKQKGRGTARAGSSTSPVWVGGGRAFGPKPKIYGVKINQKVKRLARQSALAYKYQNGGIIVVEDFNFSDSKAKNVRELLEKFNISDKRITMLATEITENLSLAARNFYNILLVEAERASTYDLLDCEVLLIDRAGFEKLNNRLLANK